Proteins encoded within one genomic window of Triticum aestivum cultivar Chinese Spring chromosome 2D, IWGSC CS RefSeq v2.1, whole genome shotgun sequence:
- the LOC123055377 gene encoding uncharacterized protein isoform X2 — translation MAGVVRLWNDWEVQILVLASFMLQVFLLMFARMRRRNISIIPRTLLWLAYLLADSIAIYILGHMSFYGKSHGHQQLMAFWAPFLLVHLGGQDNITAYSIEDSQLWLRHLLSFVVQTVGVAYVLYKYVAGSWTLVTAATLIFVAGVLKYGERVWALKSSSLENMISFLDSRKLSEAKREQRAQWGQGERLDHEEVLQGAHDLLPICMAQFVDYKFWPSQFQSKAVELFDNKGQMFELVEKQLSLMYDFLYTKAVVVFTWSGCSIRAISLVASITTSFLFQSSIGKNDFNRGDVIVTYILIAGAVLLEMTALLKAMGSTWTCTLLHAGRWHWLHRIIVSVRRRVKAAERNRRWSGSIGHPELLNSSHGSGGCVQSLRCKGLWKKLGQSLPVISDDTKKLVLEEVRRMVEACEGKEDIMRSYSGQCVLNPWHGIFKDPTSHAGIDFDDKILSWYFATKMFFSQSSNVEERDDVMEAVRAVSNYMIFLLAERPYMLPSPVRPGLYAYTEAAYVGLHFSDMEHLSRRRELDRRRRMWDLDTRRDGDELHGVRGKLDIIREDLDVIREHLVRKRNDLGTKRYNRAELYVAMEALDRSSAELNRRWEELDDLSLEVGTRRDKLEALDRRSEKLDKRREELDRRSKQPPTLARGTMLDDLEELNRRREELDKRRAEVDGRRNENLDVDLEELKRTMKKLEELDRRVHLGPPPSLVHGAELAVWLLEAEKARGKQEVRRVLLGVWVEMMCYAAHRCTRDSHAKQLNSGGEFITVVWLLSTAMFNRRYCDEDWFKNGVWEFFRPPFHVEEEHKDGCFCVIFYVCVLLPVLPYILYKYKEWSFPQFFRPSRGARPPPIDRPPPIMCEVAGTSTTAI, via the coding sequence ATGGCCGGAGTGGTGCGCCTATGGAACGATTGGGAGGTCCAAATCCTAGTGCTTGCTAGCTTCATGCTGCAAGTGTTCCTGCTCATGTTCGCCAGGATGCGACGACGGAACATCTCCATCATCCCAAGGACCCTCCTCTGGCTAGCATACCTGCTGGCAGACTCCATAGCGATATACATCCTCGGCCACATGTCCTTCTATGGAAAGTCCCACGGGCACCAACAACTCATGGCGTTCTGGGCGCCATTCTTGCTGGTGCACCTCGGTGGCCAGGACAACATCACCGCCTACTCCATAGAAGACAGCCAGCTCTGGCTGCGCCACCTGCTCTCTTTTGTTGTTCAGACAGTGGGAGTGGCTTATGTCCTCTACAAGTATGTCGCTGGCAGCTGGACCTTGGTCACAGCCGCGACGCTGATATTTGTCGCCGGTGTTCTCAAGTATGGGGAGAGAGTATGGGCGCTCAAGTCGTCCAGCCTGGAGAACATGATTAGTTTCCTCGACAGCAGGAAGTTAAGTGAGGCTAAACGAGAACAGCGTGCACAGTGGGGCCAAGGGGAGAGGTTGGATCATGAAGAGGTTCTTCAGGGAGCTCATGACCTGCTCCCCATTTGCATGGCTCAATTTGTGGACTATAAGTTCTGGCCATCCCAATTCCAGAGTAAAGCTGTAGAGCTATTCGATAACAAGGGCCAAATGTTTGAATTGGTTGAGAAGCAGCTATCCTTGATGTATGATTTCCTATATACCAAGGCAGTGGTGGTCTTCACATGGTCTGGATGCTCCATCCGTGCCATTTCATTAGTTGCCAGCATCACCACTTCCTTCCTATTTCAATCAAGCATTGGCAAAAATGACTTCAACAGAGGTGATGTCATTGTCACATACATCTTAATAGCTGGGGCTGTCCTCCTAGAGATGACAGCATTGTTGAAGGCAATGGGATCAACATGGACATGCACATTGTTGCATGCTGGAAGATGGCACTGGCTTCACAGAATAATCGTATCTGTGCGGCGGCGTGTCAAGGCTGCGGAAAGGAATAGAAGATGGTCAGGTTCCATTGGACACCCTGAGTTGCTGAACTCGTCCCATGGCAGTGGAGGCTGTGTGCAGAGCTTGAGATGCAAAGGTTTGTGGAAGAAGCTAGGCCAGTCCTTACCTGTCATTTCAGATGATACTAAGAAGCTGGTGTTGGAAGAGGTACGAAGAATGGTGGAGGCATGTGAAGGCAAAGAGGATATCATGAGGAGTTACAGTGGTCAGTGCGTGCTGAATCCATGGCACGGAATTTTCAAGGATCCCACCTCGCACGCTGGCATTGATTTTGATGACAAAATCCTTTCCTGGTACTTTGCCACCAAAATGTTCTTCTCACAGTCCTCTAATGTGGAAGAGCGAGATGATGTTATGGAGGCAGTCAGGGCAGTGTCTAACTACATGATTTTCCTCCTTGCTGAACGTCCATACATGCTTCCTAGCCCTGTTCGCCCGGGATTGTATGCCTATACTGAAGCAGCATACGTGGGGCTACATTTTTCTGACATGGAACACCTCAGCAGAAGGAGGGAGCTGGACAGAAGAAGAAGAATGTGGGATTTGGACACAAGAAGGGACGGGGATGAGCTACACGGAGTAAGGGGGAAGCTCGACATAATAAGGGAGGACCTGGACGTGATAAGAGAGCATCTGGTCAGAAAAAGGAATGATCTGGGCACTAAAAGGTACAATAGAGCGGAACTGTATGTTGCAATGGAGGCCCTGGATAGAAGTTCAGCGGAGCTGAACAGGAGATGGGAGGAGCTGGACGATTTAAGCTTAGAGGTGGGCACTAGAAGGGATAAGTTGGAGGCGCTAGACAGAAGAAGTGAGAAGCTAGACAAAAGAAGGGAGGAGCTGGACAGAAGAAGCAAGCAGCCTCCAACTCTTGCTAGAGGGACGATGCTGGATGATCTAGAGGAGCTGAACAGAAGAAGGGAGGAGCTGGACAAGAGGAGGGCTGAAGTTGACGGTAGAAGGAATGAGAACCTGGACGTGGACCTAGAGGAGCTGAAGAGAACAATGAAAAAACTGGAGGAGCTGGACAGAAGAGTGCATCTCGGACCTCCACCTTCCTTGGTCCATGGAGCGGAGCTTGCTGTTTGGCTGCTAGAGGCAGAGAAGGCGCGGGGCAAGCAGGAGGTGCGGCGGGTGCTACTTGGGGTGTGGGTGGAGATGATGTGCTATGCGGCCCACCGCTGCACTAGGGATTCCCACGCCAAGCAGCTCAACAGTGGTGGTGAGTTCATTACCGTCGTCTGGCTTCTGTCCACTGCCATGTTCAATCGCCGGTACTGTGACGAGGATTGGTTTAAGAATGGCGTGTGGGAGTTCTTCAGGCCACCATTCCATGTTGAGGAGGAGCATAAGGACGGTTGCTTTTGTGTGATATTCTACGTGTGTGTACTACTTCCGGTCCTTCCGTATATCCTATACAAGTATAAAGAGTGGTCGTTCCCCCAATTTTTTAGACCATCAAGAGGGGCCAGGCCCCCCCCCATCGACCGGCCTCCCCCAATAATGTGTGAGGTTGCCGGGACTAGCACAACAGCAATTTGA
- the LOC123055377 gene encoding uncharacterized protein isoform X1, with translation MMILVCIQWSLMAGVVRLWNDWEVQILVLASFMLQVFLLMFARMRRRNISIIPRTLLWLAYLLADSIAIYILGHMSFYGKSHGHQQLMAFWAPFLLVHLGGQDNITAYSIEDSQLWLRHLLSFVVQTVGVAYVLYKYVAGSWTLVTAATLIFVAGVLKYGERVWALKSSSLENMISFLDSRKLSEAKREQRAQWGQGERLDHEEVLQGAHDLLPICMAQFVDYKFWPSQFQSKAVELFDNKGQMFELVEKQLSLMYDFLYTKAVVVFTWSGCSIRAISLVASITTSFLFQSSIGKNDFNRGDVIVTYILIAGAVLLEMTALLKAMGSTWTCTLLHAGRWHWLHRIIVSVRRRVKAAERNRRWSGSIGHPELLNSSHGSGGCVQSLRCKGLWKKLGQSLPVISDDTKKLVLEEVRRMVEACEGKEDIMRSYSGQCVLNPWHGIFKDPTSHAGIDFDDKILSWYFATKMFFSQSSNVEERDDVMEAVRAVSNYMIFLLAERPYMLPSPVRPGLYAYTEAAYVGLHFSDMEHLSRRRELDRRRRMWDLDTRRDGDELHGVRGKLDIIREDLDVIREHLVRKRNDLGTKRYNRAELYVAMEALDRSSAELNRRWEELDDLSLEVGTRRDKLEALDRRSEKLDKRREELDRRSKQPPTLARGTMLDDLEELNRRREELDKRRAEVDGRRNENLDVDLEELKRTMKKLEELDRRVHLGPPPSLVHGAELAVWLLEAEKARGKQEVRRVLLGVWVEMMCYAAHRCTRDSHAKQLNSGGEFITVVWLLSTAMFNRRYCDEDWFKNGVWEFFRPPFHVEEEHKDGCFCVIFYVCVLLPVLPYILYKYKEWSFPQFFRPSRGARPPPIDRPPPIMCEVAGTSTTAI, from the coding sequence ATGATGATTCTTGTGTGCATTCAGTGGTCACTGATGGCCGGAGTGGTGCGCCTATGGAACGATTGGGAGGTCCAAATCCTAGTGCTTGCTAGCTTCATGCTGCAAGTGTTCCTGCTCATGTTCGCCAGGATGCGACGACGGAACATCTCCATCATCCCAAGGACCCTCCTCTGGCTAGCATACCTGCTGGCAGACTCCATAGCGATATACATCCTCGGCCACATGTCCTTCTATGGAAAGTCCCACGGGCACCAACAACTCATGGCGTTCTGGGCGCCATTCTTGCTGGTGCACCTCGGTGGCCAGGACAACATCACCGCCTACTCCATAGAAGACAGCCAGCTCTGGCTGCGCCACCTGCTCTCTTTTGTTGTTCAGACAGTGGGAGTGGCTTATGTCCTCTACAAGTATGTCGCTGGCAGCTGGACCTTGGTCACAGCCGCGACGCTGATATTTGTCGCCGGTGTTCTCAAGTATGGGGAGAGAGTATGGGCGCTCAAGTCGTCCAGCCTGGAGAACATGATTAGTTTCCTCGACAGCAGGAAGTTAAGTGAGGCTAAACGAGAACAGCGTGCACAGTGGGGCCAAGGGGAGAGGTTGGATCATGAAGAGGTTCTTCAGGGAGCTCATGACCTGCTCCCCATTTGCATGGCTCAATTTGTGGACTATAAGTTCTGGCCATCCCAATTCCAGAGTAAAGCTGTAGAGCTATTCGATAACAAGGGCCAAATGTTTGAATTGGTTGAGAAGCAGCTATCCTTGATGTATGATTTCCTATATACCAAGGCAGTGGTGGTCTTCACATGGTCTGGATGCTCCATCCGTGCCATTTCATTAGTTGCCAGCATCACCACTTCCTTCCTATTTCAATCAAGCATTGGCAAAAATGACTTCAACAGAGGTGATGTCATTGTCACATACATCTTAATAGCTGGGGCTGTCCTCCTAGAGATGACAGCATTGTTGAAGGCAATGGGATCAACATGGACATGCACATTGTTGCATGCTGGAAGATGGCACTGGCTTCACAGAATAATCGTATCTGTGCGGCGGCGTGTCAAGGCTGCGGAAAGGAATAGAAGATGGTCAGGTTCCATTGGACACCCTGAGTTGCTGAACTCGTCCCATGGCAGTGGAGGCTGTGTGCAGAGCTTGAGATGCAAAGGTTTGTGGAAGAAGCTAGGCCAGTCCTTACCTGTCATTTCAGATGATACTAAGAAGCTGGTGTTGGAAGAGGTACGAAGAATGGTGGAGGCATGTGAAGGCAAAGAGGATATCATGAGGAGTTACAGTGGTCAGTGCGTGCTGAATCCATGGCACGGAATTTTCAAGGATCCCACCTCGCACGCTGGCATTGATTTTGATGACAAAATCCTTTCCTGGTACTTTGCCACCAAAATGTTCTTCTCACAGTCCTCTAATGTGGAAGAGCGAGATGATGTTATGGAGGCAGTCAGGGCAGTGTCTAACTACATGATTTTCCTCCTTGCTGAACGTCCATACATGCTTCCTAGCCCTGTTCGCCCGGGATTGTATGCCTATACTGAAGCAGCATACGTGGGGCTACATTTTTCTGACATGGAACACCTCAGCAGAAGGAGGGAGCTGGACAGAAGAAGAAGAATGTGGGATTTGGACACAAGAAGGGACGGGGATGAGCTACACGGAGTAAGGGGGAAGCTCGACATAATAAGGGAGGACCTGGACGTGATAAGAGAGCATCTGGTCAGAAAAAGGAATGATCTGGGCACTAAAAGGTACAATAGAGCGGAACTGTATGTTGCAATGGAGGCCCTGGATAGAAGTTCAGCGGAGCTGAACAGGAGATGGGAGGAGCTGGACGATTTAAGCTTAGAGGTGGGCACTAGAAGGGATAAGTTGGAGGCGCTAGACAGAAGAAGTGAGAAGCTAGACAAAAGAAGGGAGGAGCTGGACAGAAGAAGCAAGCAGCCTCCAACTCTTGCTAGAGGGACGATGCTGGATGATCTAGAGGAGCTGAACAGAAGAAGGGAGGAGCTGGACAAGAGGAGGGCTGAAGTTGACGGTAGAAGGAATGAGAACCTGGACGTGGACCTAGAGGAGCTGAAGAGAACAATGAAAAAACTGGAGGAGCTGGACAGAAGAGTGCATCTCGGACCTCCACCTTCCTTGGTCCATGGAGCGGAGCTTGCTGTTTGGCTGCTAGAGGCAGAGAAGGCGCGGGGCAAGCAGGAGGTGCGGCGGGTGCTACTTGGGGTGTGGGTGGAGATGATGTGCTATGCGGCCCACCGCTGCACTAGGGATTCCCACGCCAAGCAGCTCAACAGTGGTGGTGAGTTCATTACCGTCGTCTGGCTTCTGTCCACTGCCATGTTCAATCGCCGGTACTGTGACGAGGATTGGTTTAAGAATGGCGTGTGGGAGTTCTTCAGGCCACCATTCCATGTTGAGGAGGAGCATAAGGACGGTTGCTTTTGTGTGATATTCTACGTGTGTGTACTACTTCCGGTCCTTCCGTATATCCTATACAAGTATAAAGAGTGGTCGTTCCCCCAATTTTTTAGACCATCAAGAGGGGCCAGGCCCCCCCCCATCGACCGGCCTCCCCCAATAATGTGTGAGGTTGCCGGGACTAGCACAACAGCAATTTGA
- the LOC123055378 gene encoding protein CROWDED NUCLEI 4-like: MPILKQHMWGLIFLTGNGLAESGGWTEQKKMMDLDKRTDMGELLKAKWKLVIISEDLDIIREDLDGRRKELDRTRPALQREAELSGTREELDRNWEELDRRREELDNIRFEVGVLEVGTTREKLEVLDRRREELDRRREGLDRTMVGLYRMVKAYGRERELEKPNITMEKLEELDKKSEDLDRIGLDLLYEAELPGTKEKLDRSWEELNIRREELNIRREELVNSRFEVAGTREKMEVLNRRREELDRTRTGLERMVRDYGGGRERGELNRTMEKLEELDRRMEELYRRRLTLQREAELKGIKELDISWEELDIDWEELNRRREELDDLRFEVGTTREKLEVLDRRREVLDRRREVLDRIVRLYGGGWELDMTMKTLEGLDKRREELDRRREDLDIRREGLSRIDRAYDEGRVLDELKKTMKKLEELDRRREELDRRRDELDKRRFRIDGKGEENLALARMIKKLDRRIDELRFGPPPSLVRGAGLAVRLLEAEAQCEVEAEVRDEAGVVARGKAEVRRVLLGVWVEMLCYAAHHCSRDSHARQLNSGGEFITIVWLLSTAMFNRRYCDEDWFKKGVRKFFRPPFHLEQYEDEGCMLPLCCGIYIV, encoded by the coding sequence ATGCCAATACTGAAGCAGCATATGTGGGGCTTGATTTTTCTGACAGGGAACGGATTAGCAGAAAGTGGGGGCTGGACAGAACAAAAAAAAATGATGGATCTGGACAAAAGAACGGACATGGGCGAGCTACTCAAAGCAAAGTGGAAGTTGGTCATAATAAGTGAGGATCTGGACATAATAAGGGAGGATCTAGATGGAAGAAGGAAGGAACTAGACAGAACAAGGCCGGCTTTGCAGCGTGAAGCGGAACTGAGCGGTACAAGGGAGGAGTTGGACAGAAATTGGGAGGAGCTGGACAGAAGGAGGGAGGAGTTGGACAATATAAGGTTTGAGGTGGGCGTTTTAGAGGTGGGCACTACAAGGGAGAAGCTGGAGGTGCTAGACAGGAGAAGGGAAGAGCTAGACAGAAGAAGGGAGGGGCTAGACAGAACTATGGTGGGGCTGTACAGAATGGTTAAGGCGTACGGTAGAGAGAGGGAGCTGGAGAAGCCGAACATAACAATGGAAAAGCTAGAGGAGCTCGACAAAAAAAGTGAGGATCTGGACAGAATAGGGCTGGATTTGCTATATGAAGCAGAGCTGCCCGGTACAAAGGAGAAGTTGGACAGAAGTTGGGAGGAGCTGAATATAAGGAGGGAGGAGCTGAATATAAGGAGGGAGGAGCTGGTCAATTCAAGGTTTGAGGTGGCCGGGACAAGAGAGAAGATGGAGGTGCTGAACAGAAGAAGGGAGGAGCTAGATAGAACAAGGACGGGGCTGGAGAGAATGGTTCGGGATTACGGTGGAGGGAGGGAGCGAGGGGAACTGAACAGAACAATGGAAAAGCTAGAGGAGCTGGACAGGAGAATGGAGGAGCTGTACAGAAGAAGGCTGACTTTGCAACGTGAAGCAGAACTGAAGGGTATAAAGGAGCTGGACATAAGTTGGGAGGAGCTAGACATAGATTGGGAGGAGCTGAACAGAAGAAGGGAGGAGCTGGACGATTTAAGGTTTGAGGTGGGCACGACAAGGGAGAAGCTGGAGGTGCTGGATAGAAGAAGGGAGGTGCTGGACAGAAGAAGGGAGGTGCTGGACAGAATAGTTAGGCTTTACGGAGGAGGGTGGGAGCTGGACATGACAATGAAAACTCTAGAGGGGCTAGACAAAAGAAGGGAGGAGCTGGATAGAAGAAGAGAGGATCTGGACATAAGAAGGGAGGGGCTGAGCAGAATAGATAGGGCTTACGATGAAGGGAGGGTGCTGGACGAGCTGAAAAAAACAATGAAAAAGCTAGAGGAGCTAGATAGAAGAAGGGAGGAGCTGGATAGAAGAAGGGATGAGCTGGACAAAAGAAGGTTTCGGATTGACGGTAAAGGGGAGGAGAACCTGGCCCTGGCCAGAATGATTAAAAAGTTAGACAGAAGAATCGACGAGCTGCGTTTCGGACCTCCACCTTCCTTAGTCCGTGGAGCGGGGCTTGCTGTTCGGCTATTAGAGGCGGAGGCGCAGTGCGAGGTGGAGGCTGAGGTGCGGGACGAGGCGGGGGTGGTGGCGCGGGGTAAGGCGGAGGTGCGGCGGGTGCTACTTGGGGTGTGGGTGGAGATGCTATGCTATGCGGCCCACCACTGCAGTAGGGATTCCCACGCTAGGCAGCTCAACAGTGGTGGTGAATTCATTACCATCGTTTGGCTTCTGTCCACTGCCATGTTCAATCGCCGGTACTGTGATGAGGATTGGTTTAAGAAGGGCGTGCGGAAGTTCTTCAGGCCACCATTCCATCTTGAGCAGTATGAGGACGAGGGTTGTATGCTACCTCTTTGCTGCGGTATTTATATTGTGTAG